From one Paenibacillus terrae HPL-003 genomic stretch:
- a CDS encoding ABC-F family ATP-binding cassette domain-containing protein — translation MLLQVTGITKSYGIEPVLDGINLQILERERIGLVGVNGAGKSTLLKIIAGELSYDGGQIFKAKETSIGYLAQNSGLNSDRSIWAEMMLVFTPLIQAEQELRQMEQEIADPTNAENEKRYADLLERYARRSDWFKDHGGYEMETRIRSVLHGMGFGSFAPETPVSTLSGGQKTRLALARILLLAPDVLMLDEPTNYLDIQTLTWLEDYLRGYSGSLLVVSHDRYFLDRLVTTIIEIERHRSTRYTGNYSRYMELKAAEYETNLKHYEKQQGEIARLEAFVQRNIVRASTTKRAQSRRKQLEKMDRMDRPMGDLRKAHFSFETAYMSGKEVLEVRDLSVAYEGKKSLFQHASFDLKRGDTVALIGPNGIGKSTLLKCLTGTLKPAAGSIHWGTKIKIGLYDQEQTNLNPANTVLEELWSEYPHMEEARIRTVLGNFLFSGDDVLKKVATLSGGEKARVSLAKLMLLEANMLILDEPTNHLDLFSREVLEAALIDYDGTLLFISHDRYFLNKMAERVIELHPGGIEHFLGNYDDYVDKKQELEEIAQEALEASQATRSKVSSVSATVETTPKTGAAAYAADKQAKSEERSRQRKLETLENQIKELEEQITGLEEQMTLPEVYQDYTALQDIQAQLDARKQELTATYASWEELLEE, via the coding sequence ATGCTATTGCAAGTAACTGGAATTACAAAATCCTATGGAATTGAGCCCGTTCTGGACGGGATTAACCTTCAAATATTGGAACGTGAACGCATTGGACTGGTAGGTGTGAACGGCGCGGGCAAATCGACATTGCTCAAAATCATCGCTGGTGAATTATCATATGATGGTGGACAAATTTTCAAGGCGAAGGAGACCAGCATTGGTTATTTGGCGCAAAACAGCGGCTTGAACTCCGACCGATCCATCTGGGCAGAAATGATGCTCGTATTCACTCCACTGATCCAAGCAGAGCAGGAACTGCGGCAGATGGAGCAGGAAATCGCCGACCCTACCAATGCGGAGAACGAGAAGCGCTATGCAGATCTGCTGGAAAGATATGCGAGAAGGTCGGACTGGTTCAAGGATCACGGCGGCTATGAAATGGAGACTCGTATTCGCAGCGTGCTTCATGGTATGGGCTTTGGCTCGTTTGCACCGGAAACGCCTGTATCCACACTGAGTGGTGGACAGAAAACACGTCTCGCGCTGGCCCGTATCCTGCTGCTCGCCCCAGATGTACTCATGCTCGATGAGCCAACCAACTATCTGGACATTCAAACACTGACCTGGCTGGAAGATTATTTGCGCGGCTATTCCGGCTCGCTGCTGGTCGTATCCCATGACCGTTATTTTCTCGATAGACTGGTGACCACCATTATCGAAATCGAGCGTCATCGTTCGACCCGGTACACAGGCAACTACAGCCGCTATATGGAGCTGAAAGCTGCCGAGTATGAAACCAATCTCAAGCACTATGAAAAGCAGCAAGGGGAAATTGCCCGTCTGGAGGCATTCGTACAACGTAATATCGTGCGGGCTTCCACCACCAAACGCGCCCAGAGCCGCCGCAAGCAGCTGGAGAAAATGGATCGAATGGATCGCCCGATGGGAGATCTGAGAAAAGCCCATTTTTCCTTTGAAACAGCTTATATGTCGGGAAAGGAAGTGCTGGAGGTACGTGACCTCTCCGTGGCCTATGAAGGTAAAAAGTCGTTATTTCAGCATGCATCCTTCGACTTAAAACGTGGCGATACCGTTGCGCTGATTGGTCCGAACGGAATCGGAAAATCGACGTTGCTCAAATGCCTGACCGGAACGTTAAAGCCTGCTGCCGGGTCGATTCACTGGGGCACGAAAATCAAAATCGGTCTGTATGATCAGGAGCAAACGAACCTGAACCCGGCTAATACGGTGCTGGAGGAGCTATGGAGTGAGTACCCCCATATGGAGGAGGCACGAATTCGTACAGTGCTGGGTAACTTCCTGTTCAGTGGTGACGATGTACTGAAAAAGGTAGCTACTTTAAGCGGCGGTGAAAAAGCTCGCGTCTCTCTCGCCAAGCTGATGCTGCTCGAAGCTAATATGCTGATTCTCGATGAGCCTACCAACCATCTCGACCTGTTCAGTAGAGAAGTGCTAGAAGCTGCCCTAATCGACTATGACGGCACGCTGCTGTTCATCTCCCATGACCGTTATTTCCTTAACAAAATGGCGGAACGTGTCATTGAGCTTCATCCTGGCGGAATAGAACATTTCCTGGGGAATTATGATGACTACGTAGATAAAAAGCAGGAGCTGGAGGAAATTGCGCAGGAAGCTCTGGAGGCCAGTCAGGCAACACGCAGCAAAGTATCGTCTGTATCCGCAACGGTCGAGACAACACCTAAAACAGGTGCAGCAGCCTATGCCGCAGACAAACAAGCCAAGAGTGAGGAACGCAGTCGCCAGCGCAAGCTGGAGACACTGGAAAATCAAATCAAAGAGCTGGAAGAACAAATTACCGGGCTGGAGGAGCAAATGACTCTGCCAGAGGTTTATCAGGATTACACGGCGTTGCAGGATATTCAAGCACAACTTGACGCACGTAAGCAGGAATTGACAGCAACCTACGCATCATGGGAGGAACTGTTAGAGGAGTAA
- a CDS encoding 5-formyltetrahydrofolate cyclo-ligase — protein MDVCSVKNALRLQQRETRDFMDPLTRQEASAVACRHAIEAWEQLRIDRNGDRLTVFSYLSFGSEISTTPFIEHCWSRGDRVLAPRVDSVTRTMELRQMGQHSDVVPGIWNIPEPALTCEKWAPEMWSGIDWVVVPGLAFDRHGGRIGYGGGYYDRFTVQVEAEKRANGNAGPLYVSLLLPGQLQEQVPMEPGDLRVDVLFTPEGPIHCDIVKSEKTNDE, from the coding sequence TTGGATGTCTGTAGTGTGAAGAACGCGCTGCGCTTGCAGCAACGGGAGACGCGGGATTTCATGGACCCGCTGACGCGGCAGGAGGCATCGGCTGTTGCCTGTCGGCATGCAATTGAGGCATGGGAGCAGCTTAGAATAGACAGAAACGGAGATAGGCTGACGGTATTTAGCTATCTTTCTTTTGGCAGCGAAATTTCTACGACTCCTTTTATCGAGCATTGCTGGTCACGGGGGGACCGTGTGCTGGCTCCCAGAGTGGACTCGGTAACCCGGACCATGGAGCTGAGGCAGATGGGGCAGCACAGCGATGTTGTGCCTGGCATTTGGAACATTCCTGAGCCTGCGTTGACATGCGAGAAATGGGCGCCTGAAATGTGGTCGGGAATCGACTGGGTTGTCGTGCCGGGATTGGCTTTTGATCGTCATGGGGGCAGAATCGGCTACGGCGGGGGCTACTATGATCGTTTCACCGTACAGGTAGAAGCAGAGAAACGTGCCAACGGCAATGCAGGTCCGCTTTATGTTTCGCTGTTGCTGCCGGGACAATTGCAGGAGCAGGTACCCATGGAGCCGGGGGATTTGAGGGTGGATGTGCTTTTTACCCCGGAAGGTCCCATACATTGCGATATTGTAAAATCTGAAAAAACAAACGATGAATGA
- the moaC gene encoding cyclic pyranopterin monophosphate synthase MoaC: MDSFTHFNEQGRARMVDISGKASTVRTAVAVSRITMNPATLMAVKEGRIGKGDVLAVAQVAGIQGAKKTSDWIPMCHPLALTGVNITFSDNGHDVLHIEAEVKTEGKTGVEMEALTAASAAALTVYDMCKALQKDMIIGPTMLQSKTGGKHGDFQREDHREP; encoded by the coding sequence GTGGATTCCTTTACTCATTTTAACGAACAGGGACGAGCTCGTATGGTGGATATTTCGGGCAAAGCGTCCACAGTTCGTACAGCAGTCGCAGTGTCACGGATTACGATGAATCCGGCTACACTCATGGCTGTGAAAGAGGGTAGGATCGGCAAGGGCGATGTTCTTGCTGTAGCGCAGGTCGCAGGGATTCAAGGCGCGAAAAAAACGTCGGACTGGATTCCGATGTGTCATCCGCTGGCTCTGACGGGCGTGAATATTACGTTTTCTGATAATGGACATGATGTGCTTCATATTGAAGCTGAAGTGAAGACTGAGGGCAAGACAGGTGTGGAAATGGAAGCTTTGACAGCGGCTTCAGCCGCAGCGTTAACCGTGTATGATATGTGCAAGGCGCTGCAAAAAGATATGATCATCGGCCCTACCATGCTGCAATCGAAAACAGGTGGCAAGCATGGGGATTTCCAAAGGGAGGACCACCGGGAACCTTGA
- a CDS encoding MogA/MoaB family molybdenum cofactor biosynthesis protein, translating to MVWKTAILTASDKGARGEREDTSAQVIRELIEEELGGEIVEYRIVPDEPDEIIAALIEMTDYFHADLVLTTGGTELAIRDVTPEATRRVVEREVPGMAEAMRMIVMQKNPAAMLFRGIVGIRGRTLIVNLPGTPKGVHENLAAIMDQLPEALLMVTGQFR from the coding sequence ATGGTGTGGAAAACGGCGATCCTGACAGCCAGTGATAAAGGGGCGAGGGGAGAGCGCGAGGATACAAGCGCACAGGTCATCCGGGAACTCATCGAAGAAGAGCTGGGCGGAGAGATTGTGGAGTACCGGATCGTTCCCGATGAACCGGATGAAATTATTGCGGCTTTAATCGAAATGACCGATTATTTTCATGCAGACTTGGTGCTGACGACGGGCGGAACCGAGCTGGCGATCCGTGATGTGACACCCGAGGCGACTCGGCGGGTCGTGGAACGGGAAGTGCCCGGCATGGCGGAAGCGATGCGTATGATTGTGATGCAGAAAAATCCGGCGGCTATGCTTTTTCGTGGAATCGTAGGGATCCGGGGGCGTACGCTGATCGTGAATTTGCCGGGAACGCCCAAGGGCGTGCATGAAAATTTGGCGGCTATTATGGATCAGTTGCCAGAGGCGCTTCTCATGGTGACAGGCCAGTTCCGGTAG
- a CDS encoding twin-arginine translocase TatA/TatE family subunit — translation MPNIGAPGYILLIILALLLFGPNKLPELGRAVGRTFREFKNGARDILSEDQRTEHKDNKDSVVKASQTSTSEAQPQPEDKRLS, via the coding sequence ATGCCTAATATTGGAGCACCGGGTTATATTTTGTTAATCATTCTGGCGCTGCTGCTATTCGGCCCGAACAAGCTGCCTGAGCTCGGTCGCGCTGTGGGGCGTACATTCCGTGAGTTTAAAAACGGAGCACGTGATATTTTGTCTGAAGACCAACGGACTGAACACAAAGACAATAAGGATAGCGTAGTCAAGGCATCCCAGACATCGACTTCAGAAGCGCAGCCCCAGCCGGAGGATAAGCGGTTGTCTTAG
- the tatC gene encoding twin-arginine translocase subunit TatC, whose protein sequence is MTSPEHEMPLMEHLGELRRRIIYVLIVFVLALAGGLFAAGPVYDWLIRSGSAQAFQLNAFSFWDGIGIYMKIAMLIGIAVALPFACYQLWKFVSPGLRPQERNATLRYVPYVLLLFVIGAAFAYFIVFPMAIQFTSSVTKSMGLHETYGIAQYFTFMFNIVLPVALLFELPLLIMFLTGIRILTPMRLRKWRKISYFLLVFVAVVITPPDFISDFLVAIPLLLLYEVSVYMSAVVYRRQLRADEEREAQLRVAPER, encoded by the coding sequence GTGACCTCACCAGAGCATGAAATGCCACTCATGGAGCATCTGGGCGAACTACGTCGTAGAATCATATACGTGCTGATTGTATTTGTTCTGGCACTGGCTGGTGGTTTGTTCGCCGCAGGTCCTGTCTATGACTGGCTTATTCGCTCCGGTTCGGCGCAGGCTTTTCAATTGAATGCATTTTCCTTCTGGGACGGAATAGGCATCTACATGAAGATCGCCATGCTGATCGGAATTGCGGTTGCGCTGCCGTTTGCATGCTACCAGCTGTGGAAGTTTGTTAGTCCCGGCTTGCGGCCGCAAGAACGGAATGCGACTTTGCGGTATGTACCCTATGTGTTGCTGTTGTTTGTAATCGGTGCAGCTTTTGCTTATTTTATTGTTTTCCCGATGGCGATTCAGTTTACGTCGTCTGTCACCAAAAGTATGGGATTGCATGAAACGTACGGTATTGCCCAATATTTCACCTTCATGTTTAATATTGTACTGCCTGTGGCTCTGTTGTTTGAACTGCCGTTGCTCATCATGTTCCTGACGGGTATTCGGATACTAACTCCGATGAGGCTTCGCAAATGGCGGAAAATTTCTTATTTTCTACTTGTTTTTGTTGCTGTCGTCATAACTCCCCCTGATTTTATCTCCGACTTTCTGGTGGCGATCCCGTTACTGTTGCTGTATGAAGTGAGTGTGTACATGTCAGCAGTGGTGTACCGCAGGCAGTTGCGTGCGGACGAAGAACGTGAGGCACAACTGCGTGTAGCGCCGGAGCGGTAA
- the groES gene encoding co-chaperone GroES → MIKPLGERVLVEAIEQEQTTSFGIVLPDSAKEKPQEGKIIAVGAGALKDGVRIPLEVKEGDRVIFSKYAGTEIKYEGKEYLIMKESDIHAIIG, encoded by the coding sequence ATGATCAAACCTTTGGGTGAACGCGTATTGGTGGAAGCAATTGAGCAAGAACAAACGACTTCCTTCGGAATCGTACTTCCTGACTCTGCTAAGGAAAAGCCGCAAGAAGGCAAAATTATCGCGGTTGGCGCAGGCGCATTGAAAGACGGTGTCCGCATTCCTCTGGAAGTAAAAGAAGGCGACCGTGTCATCTTCTCTAAATACGCTGGAACGGAAATCAAATATGAAGGTAAAGAATATTTGATTATGAAAGAAAGCGATATCCACGCGATCATTGGTTAA
- the groL gene encoding chaperonin GroEL (60 kDa chaperone family; promotes refolding of misfolded polypeptides especially under stressful conditions; forms two stacked rings of heptamers to form a barrel-shaped 14mer; ends can be capped by GroES; misfolded proteins enter the barrel where they are refolded when GroES binds) gives MAKDIKFSEDARRSMLRGVDALANAVKVTLGPKGRNVVLEKKFGSPLITNDGVTIAKEIELEDAFENMGAQLVKEVATKTNDVAGDGTTTATVLAQALITEGLKNVTAGASPIGIRKGIDKAVKAAVAELQAISKPIESKQSIAQVAGISAADDEVGELIAEAMEKVGKDGVITVEESRGFATELEVVEGMQFDRGYISPYMITDTDKMEAVLDNPYILITDKKITNTQEILPLLEKIVQQGKPLVLIAEDIEGEALAMLVVNKLRGTFNAVAVKAPGFGDRRKAMLQDIAALTGGQVITEELGLDLKTASVDQLGTARQVRITKENTIVVDGAGNKADIDARVSQIRTQLEETTSEFDKEKLQERLAKLSGGVAVIKVGAATETELKERKLRIEDALNATRAAVEEGIVSGGGVALLNVYKAVAAVELQGDEQTGVNIVLRALEAPIRTIAANAGEEGSVIVERLKREDVGVGFNAATGDWVNMIDAGIVDPAKVTRYALQNAASVAAMFLTTEAVIADKPEPEKAAMPDMGGMGGMGGMM, from the coding sequence ATGGCAAAAGACATTAAATTTAGTGAAGACGCTCGTCGCTCCATGCTTCGTGGGGTAGATGCATTGGCTAACGCTGTTAAAGTAACACTCGGACCGAAAGGCCGTAACGTTGTACTGGAGAAAAAATTCGGTAGCCCGCTCATCACAAATGACGGTGTAACGATTGCAAAAGAAATCGAACTGGAAGACGCTTTCGAAAACATGGGCGCTCAACTGGTTAAAGAAGTAGCAACCAAAACCAACGATGTAGCTGGTGACGGTACGACAACAGCTACTGTTTTGGCTCAAGCCCTCATCACAGAAGGTTTGAAAAACGTAACTGCTGGTGCAAGCCCAATCGGTATCCGTAAAGGGATCGACAAGGCAGTTAAAGCAGCCGTTGCTGAACTGCAAGCGATCTCCAAACCAATCGAAAGCAAACAATCCATTGCACAAGTAGCCGGTATTTCCGCTGCTGACGACGAAGTAGGCGAACTAATCGCTGAAGCTATGGAAAAAGTGGGCAAAGACGGTGTTATCACTGTTGAAGAATCCCGCGGTTTTGCAACTGAACTGGAAGTGGTTGAAGGTATGCAGTTCGACCGTGGTTACATTTCCCCGTACATGATTACAGATACGGACAAAATGGAAGCTGTGCTGGACAATCCATACATCCTGATCACAGACAAAAAAATCACGAACACACAAGAAATTTTGCCTTTGCTTGAAAAAATCGTACAACAAGGCAAGCCACTCGTGCTGATCGCTGAGGACATCGAAGGCGAAGCGCTGGCTATGCTCGTTGTTAACAAACTGCGTGGTACATTCAACGCTGTAGCTGTTAAAGCTCCAGGCTTTGGTGACCGTCGCAAAGCAATGCTGCAAGACATCGCTGCCCTGACAGGCGGTCAAGTGATCACGGAAGAACTGGGTCTGGACCTGAAAACTGCTTCCGTAGATCAACTGGGTACAGCACGTCAAGTGCGTATCACGAAAGAAAATACGATTGTGGTTGACGGCGCGGGCAACAAAGCCGACATCGACGCTCGTGTTAGCCAAATCCGTACGCAACTGGAAGAAACGACTTCCGAGTTCGACAAAGAGAAACTGCAAGAGCGTCTGGCTAAATTGTCCGGCGGCGTAGCAGTTATCAAAGTTGGTGCGGCTACTGAAACAGAATTGAAAGAACGCAAACTGCGCATCGAAGATGCCCTGAACGCAACCCGTGCTGCGGTTGAAGAAGGTATCGTATCCGGTGGTGGTGTAGCGCTTCTGAACGTATACAAAGCCGTTGCAGCTGTTGAACTGCAAGGCGACGAGCAAACAGGCGTGAACATCGTATTGCGTGCTCTGGAAGCTCCAATCCGCACGATTGCTGCTAATGCAGGTGAAGAAGGTTCTGTAATCGTTGAGCGTCTGAAACGCGAAGATGTTGGCGTAGGCTTTAACGCAGCTACTGGCGACTGGGTAAACATGATCGACGCTGGTATCGTTGACCCTGCAAAAGTAACTCGTTATGCACTGCAAAACGCTGCTTCCGTAGCAGCAATGTTCCTGACTACCGAAGCGGTTATCGCTGACAAGCCAGAACCAGAAAAGGCTGCAATGCCTGATATGGGTGGCATGGGTGGAATGGGCGGAATGATGTAA
- a CDS encoding tyrosine-type recombinase/integrase, producing the protein MKLYKLTPPKTKGSIRTFDLDEAVMDLLADYRNMQQKIVQENRKMYPDYHDKDFVFCRDNGYPYIQKNILIRMDRILKKTSIKKEATPHIFRHTHISMLSEAGVDLKTIMKRVGHDDPETTLRIYTHVTDKMKKDANEKIGIHFADILNFNFTKDHPPLQEM; encoded by the coding sequence ATGAAGCTATATAAACTCACCCCACCTAAAACTAAAGGGTCTATCCGCACTTTCGACTTGGACGAAGCCGTTATGGACTTGCTTGCCGATTATAGAAATATGCAGCAAAAAATAGTGCAGGAGAACAGAAAAATGTACCCTGATTATCATGACAAGGATTTCGTGTTCTGTCGTGACAATGGATATCCATACATCCAAAAAAATATCTTGATTAGAATGGATAGAATCTTAAAGAAAACATCCATCAAAAAGGAAGCCACTCCCCATATCTTTAGACACACCCACATAAGCATGCTCTCAGAGGCTGGAGTAGACCTAAAAACGATTATGAAGCGCGTGGGACATGATGACCCAGAAACAACTCTAAGGATCTACACACACGTCACAGATAAGATGAAAAAGGATGCAAATGAGAAAATAGGAATTCACTTTGCAGATATATTGAACTTCAATTTCACGAAAGATCATCCCCCTTTGCAAGAAATGTGA
- a CDS encoding IS5 family transposase (programmed frameshift), producing the protein MIQRRYEISDEQWDQIKGMFPPYKTGRPSKLSERTMFNAFLWIARSGAAWRDLPEERYGSWKTVYSRFCKWRDTGLLVTIFQSLQIEPDFENLSIDSTSVKAHQHSAGAKKNVEGHEVNQHIGVSRGGKTTKLHTVVDGLGNPLAFLLTGGQVYDSVPAIDLLQKLDITGSHILGDKAYGSEAIRNWITAKQASYTIPPKANSQNPWKVDWYRYKERHLVECFFNKIKHFLRVATRYDKLAKSFLAFVYVAAIFKLTQ; encoded by the exons ATGATTCAAAGACGGTACGAAATAAGCGATGAACAGTGGGATCAAATTAAGGGCATGTTTCCACCCTACAAAACAGGACGTCCGTCAAAATTAAGTGAACGAACCATGTTTAACGCTTTTCTATGGATCGCTCGAAGTGGTGCTGCCTGGCGTGATCTACCGGAGGAACGCTATGGTTCATGGAAAACGGTCTACAGTCGCTTTTGCAAGTGGCGAGATACCGGACTGCTTGTCACTATCTTCCAATCTCTCCAGATCGAACCTGACTTTGAAAACTTGAGCATTGATTCTACATCGGTCAAAGCCCATCAACATAGTGCCGGTGCTA AAAAAAACGTTGAAGGACACGAAGTGAATCAACACATCGGCGTCAGTCGTGGCGGAAAGACAACCAAACTTCACACGGTCGTCGATGGATTAGGAAATCCCCTCGCTTTTCTTCTGACGGGTGGTCAAGTCTATGATTCTGTTCCAGCGATCGATTTACTTCAGAAGCTTGATATTACAGGAAGTCATATTCTTGGCGACAAAGCCTATGGCTCAGAAGCGATTCGGAATTGGATTACAGCTAAGCAGGCATCCTACACCATCCCGCCTAAAGCGAATAGTCAAAACCCTTGGAAAGTCGATTGGTATCGTTACAAAGAACGCCACTTAGTGGAGTGCTTTTTCAATAAAATCAAACACTTTCTCCGTGTGGCTACTCGTTACGACAAGTTGGCCAAGTCATTCTTGGCGTTTGTATACGTAGCTGCCATTTTCAAATTGACTCAATGA
- a CDS encoding NADP-dependent oxidoreductase produces the protein MKAIALTSFGIPEVLEELEVPIPALTDTQVLIEMRASSTNPADILFRSGAILQSPMADKFSAQFQLPLVLGNEVAGIVIEVGGKVRHFKPGYRVMGMAQRGSYMDYVAVEEDLLAVIPESLSFEEAGAAPTVALTAWQALFEHGRLQPEQRILVQAGAGGVGHATVQLAKQHGAYVIATARDYNHDFVKGLGADEVFDYTKVDFATQITEPVNIVLDSAMDPSTFGTGLPGEIGKKNYSVIKDGGTYISVVAFAINQYPKVRDIDACFFQARPNRPDFESIVRHMKENKLSIHIDETYPFTAQGLLQAYRKSEELPKRGKSSYRKTLDKPLAW, from the coding sequence ATGAAAGCTATTGCTTTGACAAGCTTTGGAATCCCCGAAGTGCTAGAGGAACTGGAAGTGCCAATTCCCGCACTCACCGACACACAGGTTCTCATCGAAATGCGCGCCTCTTCCACCAATCCCGCAGATATTCTATTTCGCAGCGGCGCGATTCTTCAGAGTCCGATGGCCGATAAATTTTCGGCTCAATTTCAATTGCCGCTTGTTCTTGGTAATGAAGTAGCCGGCATCGTAATAGAGGTTGGCGGAAAAGTGCGTCATTTCAAGCCGGGGTATCGTGTCATGGGCATGGCTCAGAGGGGTTCCTACATGGACTATGTTGCGGTGGAGGAAGATCTTCTTGCCGTCATCCCTGAGAGTCTTTCCTTCGAAGAGGCAGGCGCCGCGCCTACGGTTGCCCTGACAGCTTGGCAAGCGCTGTTTGAGCATGGCCGTCTTCAACCGGAACAACGCATCCTCGTTCAAGCCGGTGCCGGAGGTGTGGGGCATGCGACGGTCCAGTTGGCCAAGCAACATGGAGCATATGTTATTGCAACTGCGAGGGACTATAATCATGATTTCGTCAAAGGACTCGGTGCGGACGAGGTGTTCGACTACACGAAAGTCGACTTTGCCACCCAAATAACCGAGCCTGTCAATATCGTGCTGGATTCCGCTATGGACCCATCTACCTTCGGTACCGGGTTACCGGGAGAAATCGGAAAGAAGAACTACTCGGTCATCAAGGATGGCGGAACCTATATTTCAGTGGTGGCATTCGCGATCAATCAATATCCGAAGGTCCGCGACATTGACGCATGTTTCTTCCAGGCAAGACCTAACCGTCCCGATTTTGAATCCATTGTTCGCCATATGAAAGAGAATAAATTGAGTATCCATATCGATGAGACCTATCCCTTTACTGCTCAAGGCCTGCTTCAGGCGTATCGCAAAAGCGAAGAGTTGCCGAAACGGGGAAAATCGTCATATCGAAAAACATTGGATAAACCTCTTGCTTGGTGA
- a CDS encoding ketopantoate reductase family protein: MNTKPYRLLIFGAGVIGSVYALRLAQSGLDVTILARGKRLEALKRDGLKYNDNRSIKQISSIKTIEKLDNDDIYDFIFVPVRYDQAESALSALKHNRSKTIVTLTNTIGYDSWLEIVGDRLLPGFPGAGGDIKEDVLYAQFGSEKHQGTIFGEINGLTTERVKELAQIFE; this comes from the coding sequence TTGAACACCAAACCATATAGACTTTTGATATTTGGTGCCGGCGTGATTGGCAGTGTGTATGCACTCCGATTAGCACAGTCGGGACTGGACGTCACTATACTGGCACGAGGAAAGAGACTGGAGGCGCTGAAAAGGGACGGCCTGAAATACAACGATAATAGGTCGATAAAGCAAATATCGTCGATTAAGACGATAGAAAAGCTTGATAATGACGACATTTATGATTTTATCTTTGTTCCAGTACGATATGATCAGGCCGAATCTGCCCTGTCTGCGCTCAAGCATAATCGGAGCAAGACCATCGTCACCTTGACCAACACCATTGGATATGACTCTTGGCTTGAAATCGTGGGCGATCGCTTACTTCCGGGATTCCCGGGCGCCGGTGGAGATATCAAAGAAGATGTTCTATACGCCCAATTCGGTTCCGAAAAACATCAAGGAACCATTTTTGGTGAAATAAATGGACTGACGACCGAAAGAGTGAAAGAACTTGCCCAAATATTTGAATAG
- a CDS encoding TetR/AcrR family transcriptional regulator produces MLRTRQLIRAAFRDLLRRKGFDAITIKDIAQKATINRATFYAHFEDKYALLDEVTEQAFHQMIPEQVANAQEFTDEICDQLILLTHQYIVSFFRICRMDSNSMATPCR; encoded by the coding sequence GTGTTGCGTACACGACAGTTAATTAGAGCAGCGTTCAGAGATTTGTTGCGGAGAAAAGGATTTGATGCAATCACCATCAAAGATATCGCTCAGAAAGCAACCATTAACCGCGCCACCTTTTATGCCCATTTTGAAGATAAATATGCTTTGCTTGACGAAGTCACAGAACAGGCTTTTCATCAAATGATTCCTGAGCAAGTGGCGAATGCACAGGAGTTTACGGATGAAATATGTGACCAGTTGATCTTGCTGACACACCAATACATCGTGAGTTTTTTTCGGATCTGCAGAATGGATTCCAATTCGATGGCTACGCCTTGTCGATGA
- a CDS encoding GNAT family N-acetyltransferase — protein sequence MISTKTFDQIYEIMEESFPTTEFGTYSDQKELLKDPTYHLLIEHNDDDKVIAFLASREFETFRFIEHISVAPSFRGGGIGKSLVERFIRQSTLPIVLEIEPPKTEIQQKRVLFYERLGFRLNKFNHIQPPLRGNQDTLLLNIMTYPELLTNSQYEKVKNKLYQEVYKVSTAYPN from the coding sequence GTGATTTCAACAAAAACATTTGACCAAATTTATGAAATAATGGAGGAATCATTTCCAACTACAGAATTCGGGACCTATTCAGATCAAAAGGAGTTATTAAAGGATCCGACTTACCACTTATTAATTGAGCATAATGATGACGACAAAGTGATCGCCTTTCTCGCCAGTAGAGAATTCGAGACCTTCAGATTCATTGAGCATATTTCTGTGGCACCATCGTTCCGTGGTGGAGGTATAGGAAAAAGTTTGGTGGAGCGATTTATTAGACAATCTACTTTACCAATTGTTTTAGAAATCGAGCCCCCTAAAACCGAGATACAACAAAAAAGGGTTTTGTTTTATGAACGACTCGGTTTTCGATTGAATAAGTTCAATCACATCCAACCTCCCCTACGGGGAAATCAGGATACACTACTATTAAACATCATGACCTATCCTGAGTTGTTGACTAACTCACAATACGAAAAGGTTAAGAATAAGCTGTATCAGGAAGTTTATAAGGTTTCCACTGCTTACCCTAATTAA